Genomic segment of Nocardiopsis mwathae:
CGACACGCCCAAGGGCGAGGTGATGAAGCAGTCACCGGAGGCGGGCACCACCGCCGGGGCCGGGGACACCGTCAAGCTCACCGTCTCCTCGGGCAAGGAGCAGATCGAGATCCCCGACGTGCGCGGGATGAAGTACAAGAAGGCCGAGAAGGAGCTGGAGAAGCTCGGCTTCGAAGTCGAGGTCACCCGGGTGCTGGGTGCGGACCGCGTCGACTCCTACACTCCCACCGGGAAGGCGGAGAAGGGCGCCAAGATCGAGCTGATCACCAGCCCGTTCGCACCCCGTGACCGGGATCGGGACCGGGGCCGGGGCCGCGACAGGGACCGGGACGACGATGACGACTAGGGCGTTCCCCGGAACACGCCCTATCGCCCGGGCGCCGCGCCCGGCGCCTCCGGCCCCGGAGCCGGTGCGCTCCGCCGAGATCGACGGCAGGACGCGCGGTCAGGCCAGGTCGGCCCAACCCTTGGAGCGCTCGACCGCGACGCGCCAGCGGCGGTAGCCGGCCTCGTCCCGGGCACCGGGCTCGTAGCGGCGGTCGAGTTTCCAGGTGTGCTTCAGCTCGTCGGTGGACTGCCACACGCCGGTGCCCAGGCCGGCCAGGAAGGCCGCGCCCAGGGCGGTGGTCTCCTGGACCTGCGGGCGGGCCACACTGACGCCCAGCTGGTCGGCCTGGATCTGGCAGAGCAGGTTGTTGCCCGACGCTCCGCCGTCCACGCGCAGTTCGGGCAGCTGGGTGCCGGATGCCCGGGCCATGGCCTCCACGACGTCGCGGACTTCGAAGGCGATGGCGTCGAGGGTCGCGCGCGCGATGTGCGCGCGCCCGGTGCCGCGGGTGATCCCGAAGATCGAGCCGCGCGCGTGCGGGTCCCAGTCGGGCGCGCCCAGGCCGGTCAGCGCGGGTACGAAGACGACGCCGCCGGAGTCGGTGACGGTCTTGGCCAGGGCCTCGGTCTGGGGTGCGGTGTCGATCATGCCCAGACCGTCGCGCAGCCACTGGACGGCCGCGCCGGTGACGAAGATCGACCCCTCCAGGGCGTAGTCGAGCCTGCCGTCCGGGTGCTGCCACAGCACCGTGCTGAGCAGGCCGTGCTCCGGGGCGATCGCCTGCTGCCCGGTGTTGACGAGGATGAACGACCCGGTCCCGTAGGTGCACTTGGAGGTGCCGGGCTCGTAGCAGGTCTGCCCGAACATGGCCGCCTGCTGGTCGCCGGCGATCCCGGCGATGGGCAGCCGCAGGCCGAGGAAATCCTCGGGCACCGACTCGCCCACGACCCCGTAGGAGGGCACGACCTCGGGCAGGGCGGAGACCGGCACGCCGAACAGGTCGCACATCTCCTCCGACCAGCGGCCGGCCCGGATGTCGAAGAGGAGGGTCCGCGAGGCGTTGGAGGCGTCGGTGACGTGCCGCGCGCCGCCGGTCAGCCGGGCGATGATGTAGGAGTCGACGGTGCCGATGGCGGTCTCACCGGACTCCACACCGCTCCAGGCGCGCGGGTCGTTGCGCCGCATCCAGGTCAGCTTGGTGGCGGTGAAGTAGGGGTCCAGTCGCAGCCCGGTGACCTCGGTGACGCGTTCCTCGTGCCCGGCGTCGCGCAGCTCGGTGCAGATCCCCGCGGTCCGGCGGTCCTGCCACACGATGGCCCTGCGCGGCGAGCTGCCGCGCCGGCGGTTCCACAGGACGGCGGTCTCGCGCTGGTTGGTGATGCCGATGCAGGTCGGCGCCTCGGATGCCGCGTCCAGCGCGCTCTGGCAGGCGGCGAGGACGGCCTGCCAGATCTCCTCGGGCACGTGCTCGACCCACCCGGTCTGCGGGAAGTGCTGGGCGAACTCCTGGTATCCGCGGGCCTGGACGGTGCCGTCTGCACCGACCACCAGGGCGG
This window contains:
- the glpK gene encoding glycerol kinase GlpK, which gives rise to MSVLTIDAGTTGVTALVVGADGTVQARGYQEFAQHFPQTGWVEHVPEEIWQAVLAACQSALDAASEAPTCIGITNQRETAVLWNRRRGSSPRRAIVWQDRRTAGICTELRDAGHEERVTEVTGLRLDPYFTATKLTWMRRNDPRAWSGVESGETAIGTVDSYIIARLTGGARHVTDASNASRTLLFDIRAGRWSEEMCDLFGVPVSALPEVVPSYGVVGESVPEDFLGLRLPIAGIAGDQQAAMFGQTCYEPGTSKCTYGTGSFILVNTGQQAIAPEHGLLSTVLWQHPDGRLDYALEGSIFVTGAAVQWLRDGLGMIDTAPQTEALAKTVTDSGGVVFVPALTGLGAPDWDPHARGSIFGITRGTGRAHIARATLDAIAFEVRDVVEAMARASGTQLPELRVDGGASGNNLLCQIQADQLGVSVARPQVQETTALGAAFLAGLGTGVWQSTDELKHTWKLDRRYEPGARDEAGYRRWRVAVERSKGWADLA